In Achromobacter pestifer, the DNA window TCTCGATCAGCTCGTAGCACATGGTGATCGAACCTTCGCGCGGGCTGTACCAGGCGTTCAGTTGGCCGCAGTCCTTGAACACCACGTTCACCGGACGAGGCAACACGTAGGTTTGCCCCAACAGCTTGATGTTGTTCGTGATCGCTTCGGAAAGATTGTTCGCAAACAGGTTGCCAATCTTGCGCTTGGACGGCTGGAAGACCACGTTCACCGATGCGCCAGGCGCATTCGCCGGCTGCAAACCCTCGGGCGTCCAGGTGCCCACGCGGGTGTGAGGCCCCAGGATCTTGCGCCAGGCGCGGTTCTGCTTATTGAATTCATCCGCGCACCGCGCCCGGGTCCTGTCTTCGAGCCCGACATGCTTGGCGATGGACTCGAACACGGCGGGATTGCCGCCGTACATGATGCACAGCATGTTGCGAAACCGCTTCAGGTCGCCAGTGTGTTCATCCTGCCAGGCCGAAGAGGCCTCTGCCCCCCTGCGCTCGGCCAGCTTGCCGCTGTAATACCACTGCAGGGCGGCGTACTTGGCCGCGTCCTGCGCCATGATGTTCACGTCCTTGTTGTCCGACGGATACATGGTCGGCTCGACGATCTGCAGCGCCGCGTAGATGTCGACCGCATCCTCTTCCGCTCCCGTCGACGGCAGCTCCAGTTCACCGATCAGGGCGTGCCCGAACTCGTGCATGAAAATGCTGCGCATGATGCCGATGTACACCGACACGATGCGCATGGTGTCGCCGCCGAAGCGCGGATACGGACCTTCTCCCGGCAAGGCCGGGCCGCCGCTACCGGCAGCCTGCCCCGCTGCCGGCGCCTGCGCTTGAGGCTTCTGTGCCGCGCCCCCGCCGCCGCGCGCGGGCAGCCCGCTGGGCGCCGGCGCGGCGCCGGATGGGCCAGTCATCGTGATCTTGAAGTCGGCGATGCCGAACGTGCCTACGCCGTAGGCCATGATGCCAAGCTCGGCGCCCGTGGCGGGCTCGTTGCTGACGTCGCCGATCTGCTGGCCGTTCACGATGAAGCGAGCTGCGCCAGGCAACTCGACCACCCTGATACGGTCCGAACCGTCCAGCTTCGCCACGTTGGGAAGCGTAGCGATGTCGCGGCGGTTCTTGCCTTCAAGACAGAACAGCAGCGTGTTCTTGTCTGCCGTGAGTTCAAGCAGGCACAGACTATTGTTCGCCCGATTGCTCAGGGAAACACCGATGGAGGCCTTCGGATTCGGAGATTTGACGACCACATTGACGTCGGTCACGCGGCCCGAGTCCGGCGCCGGGCCCACGTTCATGTACAGAGTCTGTTCGCTATCAGCCTTCGCGGCGTTGTGCAGGGTGAACCATCCATCCTGCACGCCTGCCGTCCAGCCCTCCAGCATCTGCTGCTTGACTGCGCCGGCCAGCGGACCGAGCTGCTGCTCGTACTGCGCGTGCGCGGGCAGACTCACCGCGCCGAGGACAAAAACCAGGGCGATGCCACGTAAATGCATCCGAATGTCTCAGTAGTCGAAATGAAGTAGCGCAGAATATGCCAGATCAATTCGACCCGCTTATTCATTTGTTAAAGATGTATCCAAACTAAATGAACAGCGGAAAAACGCATCCGGTCGTGAGGCCGCCGAGCCCTCCCGCGACCTACGAAGGCGCGCGCGCCAACAAGGCCACCACCGTCGCCGCAATGCCTTCCTTGCGGCCCAGGTAGCCCAGGCCTTCGTTGGTCTTGGCCTTGATGTTGACCTCGGTCTCGGCCAGCCCGGTATCGGCGGCGATGTTCTTCACCATGGCCGGCGCATGCGGGCCGATCTTGGGCGCCTGCGCGTGCAGCGTGGCATCGATGTTCACCGGCGCCCAACCGGCGGCGCGCACCCGTGCCATGGCCGCGCGCAGCAGCACGCGGCTGTCGGCGCCCTTGAAGGCCGGGTCGGTATCCGGAAAGTGCCGGCCGATGTCGCCCAGGCCGGCGGCGCCCAGCAGTGCGTCGGTAATCGCGTGCAGCAGCACGTCCGCGTCCGAATGCCCCAGCAGGCCATGAGTGTGGGGGATCGTGACGCCGCCGATGATCAGCGGGCGGCCCTCGACCAGCGCATGCACGTCGAAACCTTGGCCGACGCGGAAAGGAATACTCATAGCCATTTTTCCATCAGTTCAAAATCATCCGGCCATGTCACCTTGAAATTGCGCATGGCGCCGGGCACCAGCAGCGGCGCATAGCCGGCCGCCTCGATGGCCGAAGCCTCGTCGGTGACGGCCGCGCCGTTCACGGAGGCCGCCGTCAGCGCGTCGCGCAGCACGCCGGCCCGGAACATCTGCGGGGTCTGCGCCAGCCACAGGCCGTTGCGGTTCAGCGTGCGCTCCACGCGCTCATGGCCGCCCTTGACAGTGTCCGCCACGGGCAGCGCCAACAGGCCGCCCACGGGATCCGCCAGGCAGGCGTCGATCAACCGGCCCAGCGCCGCCGCCGGCAGCCCGGGACGCGCGGCGTCGTGCACCAGCACCCAGGTGTCGTCGGCCACGCCGCTGTCGGCCAGCGCGCCGGCCACGGTATCCGCACGCGTCGCGCCGCCGCAGGCGCGCCACACGGTGCGCGGCAGGCCGGCCAGCGCGGCGTCCACCCAGCCGTCGCCCGGGGTCACGGCCACGCGCACCTGCGAGATGCGCTCGTCGGCCAGCAGCGCGCATACCGCGTGGCGCAGCATGGGCTGTCCGGAGAGTGGACGATATTGCTTGGGCACGGTTTCATGCCCGGGCCGGCTGGCGCGGGCGCCTACGCCCGCAGCGGGCACGATTGCAATGAGGGAGGCAGACATGGTGCGGTGATTTTATAATCTTCCGCTTGATGCCTGCTCCCAGTCTGATGCCAGCCCCCTCCGCCCCCGCCACATTCGCGCCTCCCGTGCCCGCCACGGCCCCCACCCTGTCCGCGCTGAAGGCCGGCGCGCGCTATGCCCAACCGCGTCCGCCGGGGTCCGGCGACGCCTGGTTGCTGGCGGATCTGGCGCGGCAGGCTTCTGCGCCGCTGGTCATCCTGACGGCCGAGCCCGTCGAGGCTCAGCGTCTGGCCGAGGAGATCCAGCTGTTCGCCCCGGACCTGCGGGTGCGCCAGCTGCCCGACTGGGAAACGCTGCCCTACGACGCCTTCTCGCCGCATCAGGACCTGATTTCGGAACGCCTGCACACGCTGCATTCGCTGATGACCAAGTCAGTGGACGTGCTGACGGTGCCGGTCACCACCGCGCTGTACCGGCTGGCGCCGCCCTCGTTCCTGGCGGCCTACACCTTTTCCTTCAAGCAGAAGGACAAGCTCAACGAAGCCGCGCTGCGCGCCCAGCTGACCCTGGCCAACTACAACCACGTCACCCAGGTGACGGCGCCGGGCGAGTTCTGCCTGCGCGGCGGCCTGATCGACCTGTTCCCCATGGGTTCGGTGGTGCCCTACCGCCTGGACCTGTTCGACGACGAAATCGAGACCATCCGCAGCTTCGACGTGGACACGCAGCGCAGCCTGTACCCGGTGCGCGAAGTGCAGCTGCTGCCCGGCCGCGAATTCCCGATGGACGAAGACGCGCGCAACCGCTTCCGGGCGCGCTTCCGTGAAGTCTTCGAAGGCGACCCTTCCCGCGCGCTGCCCTACAAGGACATCGGCAACGGCATTCCGTTTGCCGGCGTCGAATACTACCTGCCGCTCTTCTTCGAGGAAACGGCGACGCTGTTCGACTACCTGACGCAAGGCACGGTCACCGTCACGGTGGGCGACATCGACGACGCCATCCAGCGCTTCAACCAGGACACGTCCAGCCGCTACGGCTTCCTGAAGAGCGACCGTGAACGGCCGGTGCTGCCTCCGTCGGAACTGTTCCTGGACAACGAGACGCTCTACGCCCGGTTGAAGGACTTCCGCCGGCTGTCGCTCACCGCCGGCCAGCCGCATCCCGACTTCCGCGCAGCTCCCGACGTAAGCGTGGCCCGGCGCGCCGAGGATCCCATCGCCAAGCTGCGCGCGCTGGTGCAGGCAGGCCAGACCCGCGTGCTGCTGTGCGCCGACTCCGCCGGCCGGCGCGAGACCCTGGTGCAGATGCTGAATGAATTCGGCGTCACGCCGGACGCGCAGCCCGACACCATCGAGGCTTTCCTGGCGTCGGAGGCCCATTTCGGCATCGTCGCGGCGCCGCTTTCCACCGGTTTCGGGCTGCCCCAGGCCAATCTGGCCTTCCTCACCGAAAACGACCTGTACCCCGGGCTGGCCACCACCGGCCGCCGCGGCAAGCGCGACCAGGAACGCGCCAGCAACGTCGAAGCCATGGTGCGCGACCTGTCCGAGCTGCGCGCCGGCGACCCCGTCGTGCATGCGCAGCACGGCATCGGCCGCTACCACGGCCTGGTCAACATGGACATGGGCGAAGGCGGGATGGAATTCCTCCATCTCGAATACGCCAACGGCAGCACGCTGTACGTGCCGGTGTCGCAGCTGCATGTGATCGCCCGCTACAGCGGCGCCGATCCGGAGGCCGCCCCCCTGCATCAGCTGGGTTCCGGACAATGGGACAAGGCGCGCCGCAAGGCCGCCCGCCAGGTCCGAGATACCGCCGCCGAGCTGTTGGCCCTGTATGCCCAGCGCGCGGCGCGCGAGGGTTTCGCCTTCAACCTGCCGCTCAACGACTACCAGGCCTTCGCCGAAGGCTTCGGCTTCGAGGAAACGGTCGACCAGGCAGCCGCCATCGAGGCCGTCATCGCCGACATGACCTCCGGCCGGCCCATGGACCGCCTGGTCTGCGGCGACGTGGGCTTCGGCAAGACCGAGGTCGCCCTGCGCGCCGCCTTCCTGGCCGTGGCCAACGGCAAGCAGGTCGCCCTGCTCTGCCCCACCACGCTGCTGGCCGAGCAGCACGCGCAGACCTTCTCCGACCGCTTCGCCGATTGGCCCGTGAAAGTGGTGGAACTGTCCCGTTTCCGCTCTGCCAAGGAAGTCGCCGCCGCCGTCGAAGGCATCAACGACGGCCGCGTCGACATCGTCATCGGCACCCACAAGATCCTGTCCAAGGACGTGCAGTTCAAGCGGCTGGGCCTGGTCATCATCGACGAGGAACACCGCTTCGGCGTGCGCCAGAAGGAAACGCTGAAGGCGCTGCGCGCCGAGGTCGACGTGCTGACGCTGACGGCCACGCCGATCCCGCGCACGCTGGGCATGTCGCTGGAAGGCATACGCGACTTCTCCGTCATCGCCACCGCGCCGCAGAAGCGCCTGGCCATCAAGACCTTCGTGCGGCGCGAGGATGGCAGCACTCTGCGCGAAGCGCTCTTGCGCGAACTCAAGCGCGGCGGCCAGTGCTATTTCCTGCACAACGAGGTCGAGACCATCCACAACCGCCGCGCCCGCCTGGAAGAGCTGGTGCCCGAGGCCCGCATCGCCGTGGCCCACGGCCAGATGCCCGAGCGCGAGCTGGAACAGGTCATGAAGGGCTTCTACCAGCAGCGCTACAACGTGCTGTTGTGCACCACCATCATCGAGACGGGCATCGACGTACCCAGCGCCAACACCATCGTGATCCACCGGGCCGACCGCTTCGGGCTGGCCCAGTTGCACCAGCTGCGCGGCCGGGTCGGGCGCTCGCACCACCAGGCCTACGCCTACCTGCTGACGCCCGGCGAAGACGCCATCACCAACAACGCCAAGAAGCGCCTGGAAGCCATCCAGGCCATGGAAGAGCTCGGCTCCGGCTTCTACCTGGCCATGCACGACCTGGAGATCCGGGGTACCGGCGAGGTGCTGGGCGATTCGCAGTCCGGCAATATTCAGGAGGTGGGCTTCTCGATGTACAACGAGATGCTCAACGAGGCGGTGCGCGCGCTGCGCGCCGGCGAAGAGCCCGACCTGGACGCCCCCTTCAACCTGGCCTGTGAAGTCAACCTGCACGCCCCGGCGCTGCTGCCGTCCGACTATTGCGCCGACGTCCACGCCCGCCTGGGCATCTACAAGCGCCTGGCGCACGCCGCGGACGAAGACGACCTGATCCACATCCAGGAAGAACTGATCGACCGCTTCGGCAAGCTGCCGGAGGCCGCCCAGACGCTGCTCGCCACGCATCGCCTGCGCCTGGCCGCCCAGCCCCTGGGCATCGTCAAGATCGACGCCAGCGAAACCCAGGCGCTGCTGCAATTCGGCCCCAAGACCTCGGTCGACCCGGCCAAGATCATCGAACTGGTGCAGCGCCAGCGCCACATCAAACTGGCGGGACAGGATAAATTGCGGGTTGAGATCAAGGCCGCGCAGATCCCGGCCCGCGCCGACGCCGTGCGCGCCGTGCTGCGCGCTCTGAAGTAACCGTCAAACCACACTGATTTTTATGACTACCCATCACCTTGTCATCCAATCCCCCGGCCTGACCGTGGAACACGCGGAACAGCTGGCAGCCCTGGCCCAGGCGCAAGGCGTGGCGCGCATCAGCGCCACCGCCGCCCGCCTGCTCGACGTGCAGCACGACGCCGCCACCCGCGCCGAAGTCGTGGGCTGGGCCGAGCGCCATGGCGTCGACACCGCCTTCCTGCCCGCCGGCCTGAAGCTGTCGGAGTGCAAGGTGCTGGCGATGGACATGGATTCCACGCTGATCAACATCGAATGCATCGACGAGATCGCTGGCGTGGCGGGCCTGAAGGACAAGGTCTCCGAAATCACCGAGGCCGCCATGCGCGGCGAAATCAAGGATTTCTCCGAAAGCCTGCGGCGCCGCGTCGCCCTGCTCGAAGGCGTGCCCGCCGACGCGCTGGAACAGGTCTACACGGACAAGCTGCGCCTGAATCCCGGCGCCGAACGCCTGATCTCCACGGCCCAGGCCGCCGGCATCAAGGTGCTGCTGGTCTCCGGCGGCTTCACCTTCTTCACGGAACGCCTGCGCCAGCGCCTGAACCTGGACAGCGCGCATGCCAACACCCTGGAAATCGCCAACGGCGTGCTGACCGGCAAGGTCATCGGTGACATCCTCGACGCCGACGCCAAGGAAGCCCACCTGCGCGAGTTCGCCCGCCAGCACGGCGCCGCCCAGGAGCAGATCATCGCCATGGGCGACGGCGCCAACGACCTGAAGATGCTGGGCATCGCCGGCTTCCCGGTCGCCTACCACGCCAAGCCGCTGGTGCGTCAGCAGACGCGCTACGCGCTCAACGTGTCGGGGCTGGACGGGGTGTTGAACTGGTTCGAAAGCTGATCGCGCCACAGCCGGCGCCTGTGCCAGAGCCCGGCTCCCGGGCATGAAAAAAGCCACCTCGCGGTGGCTTTCTTCATTGCATCAGAATATCAGTACCGCACGCGCAGCGAGAGCAGCGCCGCCCGGCCCGTGCCCAGCGCCGCGTAGTGCGCCGCATAGGCCTTGGTGTAGTACGTTTCGTCGAAAATGTTCAGCACGTTCAACTGAGCCGACATGTGGTCGTTGAATTCGTAGGCGGCCATGGCGTCGAAGCGCCAGTAGGAAGGCACCCAGCGCGCCTTGGGCGTGCCGTCGGCGTTCTTGGTCGCGTCCGAATTGCCGTACACCTTGTCCACGTAGTAGGCGCCGCCGCCGACCGTCAGCTTGGGCAGCACCTTGTAGGTGGTCCACAGGCTGAAGGCGTTGCGCGGGGTGTTGGGCAGGTCCTGGCCCACGGCGCCGCTGTTGTAGGCGCCCTTGGTCATTTCGCTGTCCATGAAGGTGTAGCCGCCGAACACGTTCCACTTGGGCGTGATGCTGCCCGAGAAGCCCAGTTCGATGCCGCGCACCTTGGCTTCGCCGACTTGCGCGGTCTCGGTGGCCGAAACGGCGACGCTGGTGTTCTTGCGGATGTCCTGGAAGGCGGCCGCCGACAGCGTCAGGCGGTCATCGAACACCTGCCACTTCGTGCCCAGTTCCACCGTGCGGCTCTTTTCCGGCTCGAGCGACTGGCTCGTGACCGACACGGCGTCGCTGATCGCGCTGGAGGCGATGGCCGACGGCGTGGAAGAGGTGCCGTAGGTGGCGTAAATGGTGCCGTTCGGCGCCGGCTTGTAGGCCACGCCGACCTGGTAGTTGAAGAGATTGTCCTCGCGGCTGGTGCTGTAGAACGCCGGGGTGCTGGCCGGGTCGTTGCGGCCCTTGGCGATGTTGCTGCCGCTGGTGCGGTAGTTGTCCCAGCGCAGGCCCAGGCTGGCTTGCCATTGCTCGTTGAACTTGATCGTGTCGAAGCCGTAGAGCGCGACCGTATCCGTGTTGTAGCGCGCCGGATTGTTGTTGCGCTGCAGATGGCCAGGATAGTAGGTGCCCGGATCCGGATCCCACAGCGATGCGCAAAGGGCCGGATTGGCGTAGGTGTTCTTGCCGTTGGCCGTGCCGGTCACGCAGCCGCTGGTGCCGGCGGGAACGCCCGACTCGGTGTAGCTGTCCTTGTCCTGCTTGATGTTGCTGTACTCGAAGCCCAGGTCGAACGAGTGCTTCAGGCTGCCGGTATCGAATTCGCCCGTCAGGTTGGTCTGGTTCGCGAAGCTCTTGGTGACGTAGTAGCCCGACTTGAGCGCGCGGTACACCAGGCCATTCGGGATATTGCCCTTGCTGTCGTCAGGATTGGTCGCAGCGAAATCGGTCGTTCCGCGGCCATAGCGCGTCACGTTGCGCAGCTGCAGCTTGTCCGAGAAATCGTGCTGGAAGTCCACGGTCGCGACATCGTCGCGGGTCTTCATGAAATCGCGGCCCTTCAAGCCATAGAAGCTCTTGCGGCTCACGCCCATGGTCTCCGTCACCGGCTGGCCCGTCTTCGGGTCATACGGGATGGAGTAATCCGGCATGCTGTCGTCTTGGTAGTGGTAGTAGCTCAGCGTGATGCGCGTCGGCGTGCCCACGCCCAAGGTCAGCGAGGGCGCCACGCCCCAGCGCTCGAAGTCCACCGCGTCGTCGCGGCCGGGCGCGTCGCCCTTGTTGCCCATGACGTTCAGGCGGAACGCGGCCTTGTCGGCCAGGCGCCAGTTGCTGTCGATCGTCGCGCGGTAGTTGCTGTCCGTGCCGATCTGCGCCGTGGCTTCGGTGAAGTCGGTGGCCTTGGGCGTCTTGCTGACCATGTTGATACTGCCGCCCGCGCCGCCGCGGCCCGAATAGACCGAGTCGGGGCCCTTGATGACTTCGACCTGTTCCAGGTTGAAGGTATCGCGCACCTGCGTGCTGGAATCGCGTATGCCGTCCAGGAAAATGCTGCCGGCCGAGTTCTGGCCGCGGATGATGGGCAAGTCGCCGCCCGGGCGGCCGCCTTCGCCCGCGCCGAACGTGATGCCGGGCGAGTTGCGCAGCACATCCTGCAGCGTCGACGCGGCCTGATCCTGGATCACCTGCTTCGGCACGACTTGCACCGTGCGCGGGGTGTCCAGCAGGGGCGCCGTGAACTTGGGCGACTGCGCCGTAGAGGTCTGGTACGACGACCCCTCACCCTCCACGCGCACGGGCGCAAGTTGCGTCACGCCCGAATCCGCGGATTGGGCGGCGGCGTACGGGCTGATGAACAGCGCGGGGGCCGCGATCGCGGCGGCCAGGGAGGTCGTGAGCGTATTCAGCGAATACGTATCTTGGGGCTTCAAACCAGCTTCTCCGAATGTGAATAGCAACGATTCTTGTTTTTCTACCGGTTGCGATTGTGAACTCGAGGGCTGAACGGAACCTGAAAAATGGCTTTTCACTCACATAAAGGGAAAAAAAACAACACTCAATACTTATAGGGACATACCGAACTTCCGCGCGGCGCGGCAAGCCGCTCCAGGGTGCACTTCCGCACCGACCGCCACGCCCCGGAATGCCCCCGGAGACGCCGGCAAGGCCGCCTGGGACGCTGGATCGCATGGGGGAAAGCATTCCCATGTCGGCAAAAAAAAACGCCCCACAGGGCGTTTTTCATGGATGAACCGGGCTGC includes these proteins:
- the serB gene encoding phosphoserine phosphatase SerB, whose product is MTTHHLVIQSPGLTVEHAEQLAALAQAQGVARISATAARLLDVQHDAATRAEVVGWAERHGVDTAFLPAGLKLSECKVLAMDMDSTLINIECIDEIAGVAGLKDKVSEITEAAMRGEIKDFSESLRRRVALLEGVPADALEQVYTDKLRLNPGAERLISTAQAAGIKVLLVSGGFTFFTERLRQRLNLDSAHANTLEIANGVLTGKVIGDILDADAKEAHLREFARQHGAAQEQIIAMGDGANDLKMLGIAGFPVAYHAKPLVRQQTRYALNVSGLDGVLNWFES
- the mfd gene encoding transcription-repair coupling factor, giving the protein MPAPSLMPAPSAPATFAPPVPATAPTLSALKAGARYAQPRPPGSGDAWLLADLARQASAPLVILTAEPVEAQRLAEEIQLFAPDLRVRQLPDWETLPYDAFSPHQDLISERLHTLHSLMTKSVDVLTVPVTTALYRLAPPSFLAAYTFSFKQKDKLNEAALRAQLTLANYNHVTQVTAPGEFCLRGGLIDLFPMGSVVPYRLDLFDDEIETIRSFDVDTQRSLYPVREVQLLPGREFPMDEDARNRFRARFREVFEGDPSRALPYKDIGNGIPFAGVEYYLPLFFEETATLFDYLTQGTVTVTVGDIDDAIQRFNQDTSSRYGFLKSDRERPVLPPSELFLDNETLYARLKDFRRLSLTAGQPHPDFRAAPDVSVARRAEDPIAKLRALVQAGQTRVLLCADSAGRRETLVQMLNEFGVTPDAQPDTIEAFLASEAHFGIVAAPLSTGFGLPQANLAFLTENDLYPGLATTGRRGKRDQERASNVEAMVRDLSELRAGDPVVHAQHGIGRYHGLVNMDMGEGGMEFLHLEYANGSTLYVPVSQLHVIARYSGADPEAAPLHQLGSGQWDKARRKAARQVRDTAAELLALYAQRAAREGFAFNLPLNDYQAFAEGFGFEETVDQAAAIEAVIADMTSGRPMDRLVCGDVGFGKTEVALRAAFLAVANGKQVALLCPTTLLAEQHAQTFSDRFADWPVKVVELSRFRSAKEVAAAVEGINDGRVDIVIGTHKILSKDVQFKRLGLVIIDEEHRFGVRQKETLKALRAEVDVLTLTATPIPRTLGMSLEGIRDFSVIATAPQKRLAIKTFVRREDGSTLREALLRELKRGGQCYFLHNEVETIHNRRARLEELVPEARIAVAHGQMPERELEQVMKGFYQQRYNVLLCTTIIETGIDVPSANTIVIHRADRFGLAQLHQLRGRVGRSHHQAYAYLLTPGEDAITNNAKKRLEAIQAMEELGSGFYLAMHDLEIRGTGEVLGDSQSGNIQEVGFSMYNEMLNEAVRALRAGEEPDLDAPFNLACEVNLHAPALLPSDYCADVHARLGIYKRLAHAADEDDLIHIQEELIDRFGKLPEAAQTLLATHRLRLAAQPLGIVKIDASETQALLQFGPKTSVDPAKIIELVQRQRHIKLAGQDKLRVEIKAAQIPARADAVRAVLRALK
- a CDS encoding TonB-dependent receptor: MKPQDTYSLNTLTTSLAAAIAAPALFISPYAAAQSADSGVTQLAPVRVEGEGSSYQTSTAQSPKFTAPLLDTPRTVQVVPKQVIQDQAASTLQDVLRNSPGITFGAGEGGRPGGDLPIIRGQNSAGSIFLDGIRDSSTQVRDTFNLEQVEVIKGPDSVYSGRGGAGGSINMVSKTPKATDFTEATAQIGTDSNYRATIDSNWRLADKAAFRLNVMGNKGDAPGRDDAVDFERWGVAPSLTLGVGTPTRITLSYYHYQDDSMPDYSIPYDPKTGQPVTETMGVSRKSFYGLKGRDFMKTRDDVATVDFQHDFSDKLQLRNVTRYGRGTTDFAATNPDDSKGNIPNGLVYRALKSGYYVTKSFANQTNLTGEFDTGSLKHSFDLGFEYSNIKQDKDSYTESGVPAGTSGCVTGTANGKNTYANPALCASLWDPDPGTYYPGHLQRNNNPARYNTDTVALYGFDTIKFNEQWQASLGLRWDNYRTSGSNIAKGRNDPASTPAFYSTSREDNLFNYQVGVAYKPAPNGTIYATYGTSSTPSAIASSAISDAVSVTSQSLEPEKSRTVELGTKWQVFDDRLTLSAAAFQDIRKNTSVAVSATETAQVGEAKVRGIELGFSGSITPKWNVFGGYTFMDSEMTKGAYNSGAVGQDLPNTPRNAFSLWTTYKVLPKLTVGGGAYYVDKVYGNSDATKNADGTPKARWVPSYWRFDAMAAYEFNDHMSAQLNVLNIFDETYYTKAYAAHYAALGTGRAALLSLRVRY
- the ispD gene encoding 2-C-methyl-D-erythritol 4-phosphate cytidylyltransferase, producing MSASLIAIVPAAGVGARASRPGHETVPKQYRPLSGQPMLRHAVCALLADERISQVRVAVTPGDGWVDAALAGLPRTVWRACGGATRADTVAGALADSGVADDTWVLVHDAARPGLPAAALGRLIDACLADPVGGLLALPVADTVKGGHERVERTLNRNGLWLAQTPQMFRAGVLRDALTAASVNGAAVTDEASAIEAAGYAPLLVPGAMRNFKVTWPDDFELMEKWL
- a CDS encoding DUF4344 domain-containing metallopeptidase; the protein is MHLRGIALVFVLGAVSLPAHAQYEQQLGPLAGAVKQQMLEGWTAGVQDGWFTLHNAAKADSEQTLYMNVGPAPDSGRVTDVNVVVKSPNPKASIGVSLSNRANNSLCLLELTADKNTLLFCLEGKNRRDIATLPNVAKLDGSDRIRVVELPGAARFIVNGQQIGDVSNEPATGAELGIMAYGVGTFGIADFKITMTGPSGAAPAPSGLPARGGGGAAQKPQAQAPAAGQAAGSGGPALPGEGPYPRFGGDTMRIVSVYIGIMRSIFMHEFGHALIGELELPSTGAEEDAVDIYAALQIVEPTMYPSDNKDVNIMAQDAAKYAALQWYYSGKLAERRGAEASSAWQDEHTGDLKRFRNMLCIMYGGNPAVFESIAKHVGLEDRTRARCADEFNKQNRAWRKILGPHTRVGTWTPEGLQPANAPGASVNVVFQPSKRKIGNLFANNLSEAITNNIKLLGQTYVLPRPVNVVFKDCGQLNAWYSPREGSITMCYELIENIAVMVSDIEMGTVGGEVAAQGGAAPGSTAPRQQPAPGQGMPASAIDELKDFGVPATTMLFTAPYKGPTPNKIYRAQVITTADLVGMIKKDKNLLIVDTSGLRDTVPIGYPLADAGSDGSVTDHLQQGFDAWLLKNNGGDRKAPVVILGAGMNDRSAYNAALRAGTLGWTVYWYRGGVEAWAANGLPTTSSMPKK
- the ispF gene encoding 2-C-methyl-D-erythritol 2,4-cyclodiphosphate synthase, whose amino-acid sequence is MSIPFRVGQGFDVHALVEGRPLIIGGVTIPHTHGLLGHSDADVLLHAITDALLGAAGLGDIGRHFPDTDPAFKGADSRVLLRAAMARVRAAGWAPVNIDATLHAQAPKIGPHAPAMVKNIAADTGLAETEVNIKAKTNEGLGYLGRKEGIAATVVALLARAPS